A window of Paremcibacter congregatus contains these coding sequences:
- a CDS encoding sulfite exporter TauE/SafE family protein, which produces MELIELYLPLILLMLATGVVGGVMAGLMGIGGGIVIVPVLEFALGFLGVDPAIRMHVAVATSLATIIPTSISSARAHHARGAVDADLVKLWGLWILTGAALGAWLAAHVDSGGLSAVFAVVALFVAAKMILPLSEVRLAPKVPNGVLTPVLPGLIGGVSTMMGIGGGALSVTTLSFFSVPIHRAVGTAALFGLFIAVPGTIGFMVTGQFLGGGHVLPPGSVGFVNVIGFLIISPVTYLAAPLGVRIAHSLTQRQLRLIFGGFLLLAAGRMLYRTVLGG; this is translated from the coding sequence ATGGAATTGATAGAGCTTTATCTGCCGCTGATCCTGTTAATGTTGGCCACCGGTGTGGTTGGCGGTGTAATGGCCGGACTGATGGGCATTGGCGGGGGCATTGTCATTGTCCCGGTGCTGGAATTTGCGCTTGGCTTTCTCGGGGTTGATCCGGCGATCCGCATGCATGTAGCGGTGGCAACCTCTCTGGCCACCATTATTCCGACTTCAATCTCTTCGGCCCGGGCGCATCACGCACGCGGGGCGGTGGATGCTGATCTGGTGAAATTATGGGGGCTGTGGATTTTAACGGGGGCCGCTCTTGGGGCCTGGCTTGCCGCCCATGTGGACAGCGGCGGTCTCAGCGCAGTCTTTGCCGTGGTGGCCCTGTTTGTGGCGGCCAAGATGATCCTGCCGTTGAGTGAAGTGCGTCTGGCGCCCAAGGTGCCGAACGGCGTGCTGACCCCGGTTCTGCCGGGCCTGATCGGCGGGGTGTCGACCATGATGGGCATTGGCGGTGGGGCGTTGAGTGTAACGACCCTGAGCTTTTTTTCCGTTCCGATCCATCGGGCGGTGGGGACAGCGGCCCTGTTCGGGTTGTTTATTGCCGTACCGGGGACCATCGGTTTTATGGTGACGGGCCAGTTCCTGGGCGGGGGGCATGTTCTGCCGCCGGGCAGTGTCGGTTTTGTCAATGTGATCGGATTTCTGATTATCTCGCCAGTGACATATCTTGCGGCGCCTCTGGGGGTGCGGATCGCCCATAGTCTGACACAGCGTCAATTGCGCCTGATTTTTGGCGGGTTCTTATTGCTGGCGGCCGGACGCATGCTGTATCGCACGGTTCTTGGTGGTTGA
- a CDS encoding alpha-hydroxy acid oxidase — translation MMSSIESCYNLMDFRALARRRLPRMIFDYLDGGADDEVTLQRNLDSFGGYQLLPRVLRDVGEIDLSTTVQGQAVDLPVLLSPTGQTRMFHPDGERAVARAAAQAGTIYALSSVSSTSIEETAQASDGPKWFQIYVWRDREVIKEFIARSRQSHYQALCLTVDLAVTGNRERDLRNGLTFPTALNARTLLDILCHPRWLMRYLTTPKVEIANVGAANDGQANRDSLLAYISAQFDPTVTWADGAWMVDQWRGPFLIKGIATVEDAVRAVEIGASGIILSNHGGRQLDYAPAALDILPEVVAAVGGRTEILIDGGVRRGTDVIKALALGATAVMMGRPYLYALAAGGEAGVRRMFDLLQAEMRRDMALLGCRKISDLSPDMLRHLE, via the coding sequence ATGATGTCATCAATCGAGTCTTGTTATAATCTTATGGATTTTCGTGCGCTGGCCCGGCGGCGGTTGCCACGGATGATTTTTGATTATCTTGATGGCGGCGCCGATGATGAAGTGACATTACAACGTAATCTTGACAGTTTCGGGGGCTATCAACTTCTGCCCCGGGTCCTGCGGGATGTGGGGGAGATTGACCTGTCGACTACGGTACAGGGCCAGGCGGTGGATCTGCCGGTGTTGCTGTCCCCGACCGGGCAGACCCGGATGTTTCATCCGGACGGCGAGAGAGCGGTGGCCCGCGCGGCGGCGCAGGCCGGCACGATTTATGCCTTGTCGTCGGTGTCCAGCACCTCTATCGAGGAAACGGCGCAGGCCAGTGACGGACCGAAATGGTTTCAGATCTATGTCTGGCGCGATCGCGAGGTTATCAAGGAGTTTATCGCCCGCAGCCGCCAGAGCCATTATCAGGCCTTGTGCCTGACGGTTGATCTGGCGGTCACAGGTAACCGGGAACGCGATCTGCGCAATGGCCTGACTTTTCCGACGGCCTTGAATGCCCGGACCCTACTTGATATCCTGTGTCATCCCCGTTGGTTGATGCGGTATCTGACGACCCCGAAAGTCGAAATCGCCAATGTGGGGGCGGCCAATGACGGGCAGGCCAACCGTGACAGCCTGCTGGCTTATATTTCAGCCCAGTTTGACCCGACGGTAACCTGGGCAGATGGGGCCTGGATGGTTGATCAGTGGCGCGGGCCGTTTCTGATCAAGGGCATCGCCACCGTCGAAGATGCCGTGCGGGCGGTGGAAATCGGGGCCAGCGGTATTATTTTATCGAACCACGGCGGGCGGCAGTTGGACTATGCGCCAGCGGCCCTGGATATTCTGCCGGAGGTCGTGGCGGCTGTTGGGGGGCGAACCGAAATCCTGATTGACGGCGGTGTGCGGCGCGGGACGGACGTGATCAAGGCTTTGGCGTTGGGGGCGACGGCGGTGATGATGGGGCGGCCGTATCTGTATGCGTTGGCGGCGGGCGGTGAAGCCGGGGTCAGGCGGATGTTTGACCTGCTGCAGGCCGAGATGAGACGCGATATGGCCTTGCTGGGCTGTCGGAAAATTTCAGACCTTTCCCCCGATATGCTGCGGCATCTGGAATAA
- the qhpC gene encoding quinohemoprotein amine dehydrogenase subunit gamma, translating into MRHLKPLNKKAHLLDQSAADGATEEVFAMQTVAGCTTSTDPGWEVDPFGSVASLCQPMEADLYGCSDPCWWPAAVPDTVNTYPDWSELQDTRKNWRKLDAVFPED; encoded by the coding sequence ATGAGACATTTAAAACCGTTGAACAAAAAAGCCCACCTGCTGGATCAGTCCGCTGCCGACGGCGCGACCGAGGAAGTCTTCGCCATGCAGACTGTGGCGGGCTGTACGACCTCGACCGATCCGGGCTGGGAAGTAGATCCGTTTGGCAGTGTCGCCTCGCTGTGTCAGCCCATGGAAGCGGATCTGTATGGCTGTTCCGACCCTTGCTGGTGGCCGGCGGCGGTGCCCGATACGGTCAATACCTATCCTGACTGGTCGGAACTGCAGGACACCCGTAAAAACTGGCGCAAGCTGGACGCGGTATTCCCCGAAGATTAA
- a CDS encoding RNA polymerase sigma factor encodes MEEKQTSFLKKMYQENHEGFLRFLLHKTHCREDALDVMQEAYQKLINREGLEEMENPRAYLYRTATNIIIDQQRKSKHHQKYVHQVTGGIESGSASEASAIAPDRHVAARQELDSLYRALDELPDKCRRAFLMHREQHLTYGKIASDLEVSVSMVEKYMIQALKHLRRHLK; translated from the coding sequence ATGGAAGAAAAGCAGACATCATTCTTAAAAAAAATGTATCAGGAAAACCATGAAGGTTTTCTTCGCTTTTTGCTGCATAAAACCCACTGCCGGGAAGATGCCCTTGATGTGATGCAGGAAGCTTATCAGAAACTGATCAACCGGGAAGGACTGGAGGAAATGGAAAACCCCCGCGCCTATCTGTACCGGACGGCTACCAATATCATCATTGACCAACAGCGGAAAAGCAAGCACCACCAGAAATATGTTCACCAGGTGACAGGCGGGATTGAAAGCGGCAGCGCCAGTGAGGCGTCCGCCATTGCCCCCGACCGGCATGTGGCGGCGCGACAGGAACTGGACAGTCTCTATCGGGCGCTGGATGAATTGCCGGACAAATGTCGCCGGGCCTTTCTGATGCACCGGGAACAGCATCTGACCTATGGCAAGATTGCCTCGGATCTGGAGGTTTCTGTGAGTATGGTGGAGAAATATATGATACAGGCTCTCAAACATTTGCGCAGGCACTTAAAATAA
- the hpaR gene encoding homoprotocatechuate degradation operon regulator HpaR gives MTSKNTKRDTTFTGEQLPMRDLAHSLPITLLKGRESIMTDFRAMLLDNKLTDQQWRVLRALAENQVLEVVELAEKCVILQPSVSRIIRKMEERGLITRIIPSRDRRRSEISITPKGRALFAKLAPRCEEIYKEITARFGQEKLDKLLALLHDLSASMKD, from the coding sequence ATGACTTCAAAAAATACTAAAAGGGATACAACATTCACGGGTGAGCAACTTCCCATGCGGGACCTGGCCCATTCTTTGCCTATCACTTTACTGAAAGGCCGGGAGTCGATCATGACCGATTTCCGGGCGATGTTGCTTGATAACAAGCTGACGGATCAGCAGTGGCGGGTTTTGCGGGCTTTGGCCGAAAACCAGGTGCTGGAGGTGGTGGAACTCGCGGAAAAATGTGTTATTCTGCAGCCCAGCGTTTCACGGATTATACGTAAAATGGAAGAACGTGGTCTGATCACCCGGATTATCCCCAGCCGGGACCGGCGGCGTTCTGAAATTTCGATTACCCCGAAGGGGCGGGCCTTGTTTGCGAAACTGGCCCCGCGGTGCGAAGAAATTTACAAGGAAATCACCGCTCGATTTGGTCAGGAAAAGCTGGATAAACTTCTGGCTTTGTTGCATGATCTCAGCGCATCCATGAAAGACTGA
- the peaD gene encoding quinohemoprotein amine dehydrogenase subunit beta: MHNIKLLCAMLGLSFFLASFGVQAKEYMVVGARPDKLFVIDIKARKVEKSFTIPDSTGPQSIVVSPDGKVAYVGTNSLRSIVGIDLDNGDVVFRADLDYKEDERTWNYGFDISPDGSEIYSYDIPTRIHTDRYESLEPRLSVFKTDAGLDAKPVREFPMPRRIHLLMTAKSGALYAMGWDFYKIDVQTGKAEVAYPLRNWTQENLSQPDALAFWPSWDNNGIFSTPIFYARTDMAEDNMERFRTGLLSLDLETEKFDMTYFQSAPEVLFSSVFHPDRKTAYAAYNTLLKIDLQKPHTEKRIDLDHTYYQTDISADGTEVYVGGTTCDIAIYDSTDLSRLGEVVLPGCPDMGATVMRMIHK, from the coding sequence ATGCATAACATAAAGCTGCTGTGCGCCATGCTGGGCTTGAGCTTTTTTCTGGCGTCTTTCGGGGTGCAGGCCAAGGAATATATGGTTGTCGGCGCCCGGCCGGACAAATTATTTGTGATTGATATCAAGGCCCGCAAGGTCGAAAAAAGCTTCACCATTCCCGACAGCACCGGTCCGCAGTCAATCGTTGTCTCTCCGGACGGTAAGGTGGCCTATGTTGGCACCAACAGTTTACGCTCCATCGTCGGTATCGATCTTGATAATGGCGATGTGGTGTTCCGGGCCGACCTGGATTACAAAGAGGATGAGCGCACCTGGAATTACGGCTTTGACATCAGCCCGGACGGGTCCGAGATTTATTCCTATGATATTCCGACCCGCATTCACACGGATCGGTATGAATCGCTAGAGCCGCGTCTCAGCGTTTTTAAAACCGATGCAGGGCTGGACGCCAAGCCGGTGCGGGAATTCCCCATGCCGCGGCGCATTCATCTGCTGATGACCGCCAAAAGCGGCGCACTCTACGCCATGGGCTGGGATTTCTATAAAATAGACGTGCAGACCGGCAAAGCCGAGGTCGCCTATCCGCTGCGCAACTGGACCCAGGAAAATCTTTCTCAACCGGATGCACTGGCCTTCTGGCCGAGCTGGGACAATAACGGCATATTCTCAACACCGATTTTTTACGCCCGCACTGACATGGCGGAAGACAATATGGAACGTTTCCGCACCGGGCTGCTGTCGCTTGACCTTGAGACCGAGAAATTCGACATGACCTATTTCCAGAGCGCGCCGGAGGTGCTGTTCAGTTCGGTTTTCCACCCGGACAGAAAAACCGCCTATGCCGCCTATAACACGCTGCTGAAGATTGATCTGCAAAAGCCCCATACGGAAAAGCGCATCGATCTGGATCACACCTATTATCAGACCGATATATCGGCCGACGGGACAGAAGTCTATGTCGGCGGCACCACCTGCGATATCGCCATCTATGACAGCACAGACCTGAGCCGGCTAGGCGAGGTGGTTCTGCCGGGCTGCCCCGACATGGGCGCGACGGTCATGCGCATGATACATAAATAA
- a CDS encoding MarR family winged helix-turn-helix transcriptional regulator: MSDTNSERTLPANDENFLNDFIPYIMYRITNRMNMDLQDCLRPSKINVSRWRVLCALIARDGRNMSDLCTFTMMEQSSVSRVIDTMEKEGLVIRKLQQQDNRYVLVYLTDKGRETFKKASGPAFSREDRALKDFSDEDRQQLLTLLNRVLDNIQSD, encoded by the coding sequence GTGAGCGATACCAACAGCGAACGTACACTCCCTGCTAATGACGAAAACTTCCTGAATGACTTTATCCCGTATATCATGTACCGGATCACCAATCGCATGAATATGGACCTGCAGGATTGTTTACGCCCCAGCAAGATCAACGTTTCCCGATGGCGGGTGCTCTGCGCCCTGATCGCCCGGGATGGCCGTAACATGAGCGACCTCTGCACCTTCACCATGATGGAACAATCTTCCGTCAGCCGGGTGATCGACACTATGGAAAAAGAAGGCCTTGTGATCCGAAAACTGCAACAGCAGGACAACCGGTACGTTCTGGTTTATTTGACCGATAAAGGCCGGGAAACATTCAAGAAAGCCTCCGGTCCCGCCTTTTCCCGCGAAGATCGGGCGCTCAAGGACTTTTCAGACGAAGACCGTCAGCAACTGCTGACCCTGCTGAACCGTGTTTTGGATAATATCCAGTCCGACTGA
- a CDS encoding NAD(P)/FAD-dependent oxidoreductase — protein sequence MTDFDVVIIGAGAAGLMCAIEAGKRGRKVLVIESTDTIAGKIRISGGGRCNFTNRDTNPKNFLSQNPHFCISALRRYTPADFIALVEQHGIAYHEKKLGQLFCDGKSLQIIDMLVRECEAVNVEIRTATHIEDIQKLDVGFKLYLGRDDVTCTALVVACGGKSIPKMGATGFGYQMARQFGHDIIPPEPALVPFTFQNEQLEKFKSLAGVSVEAEVRHGKTRFAEAILFTHRGLSGPAILQISSYWQPGEDITLDLAPGQDMAAYLTDLKKSQPKLELHNALAQVLPRRVAQFICSETMVNGRLADLSHQKLLAVAAHINTWTIRPNGTEGFRTAEVTRGGVDTRGISSKSFESEIIPGLYFIGEVLDVTGHLGGYNFQWAWASGHAAGQVV from the coding sequence GTGACAGATTTTGATGTGGTGATTATCGGGGCCGGGGCGGCGGGATTGATGTGCGCCATCGAGGCCGGCAAGCGTGGCCGTAAAGTCCTCGTTATTGAAAGCACCGACACGATCGCCGGCAAAATCCGCATTTCCGGCGGCGGGCGCTGCAATTTCACCAATCGGGATACAAACCCCAAGAATTTCTTGTCGCAAAATCCGCATTTTTGTATTTCGGCCCTGCGTCGGTATACGCCCGCAGACTTTATCGCCTTGGTCGAGCAGCATGGCATCGCGTACCATGAGAAGAAACTCGGACAGCTTTTTTGTGATGGCAAGTCATTGCAGATCATCGATATGCTGGTGCGGGAATGTGAAGCGGTCAATGTCGAAATCCGCACGGCAACGCATATTGAAGATATCCAGAAACTGGATGTCGGGTTTAAACTGTATCTCGGGCGGGATGATGTCACTTGTACGGCACTGGTTGTCGCCTGTGGCGGCAAGTCGATCCCCAAGATGGGGGCGACAGGTTTTGGCTATCAGATGGCGCGCCAGTTTGGACATGATATTATTCCGCCGGAACCGGCGCTGGTGCCCTTTACCTTTCAGAATGAACAGCTTGAAAAATTCAAGTCGCTCGCCGGGGTGTCGGTCGAGGCCGAAGTCCGTCACGGTAAAACACGTTTCGCCGAAGCCATTCTGTTTACCCACCGGGGGCTCAGTGGTCCGGCGATCCTGCAAATTTCATCCTATTGGCAGCCGGGCGAGGATATTACCCTTGATCTGGCGCCGGGTCAGGATATGGCGGCATATCTGACGGACCTGAAGAAAAGTCAGCCGAAGCTGGAACTGCATAATGCGCTGGCTCAGGTTCTGCCGCGTCGGGTGGCGCAATTTATATGCTCTGAAACGATGGTCAATGGTCGTCTGGCGGACCTGTCTCATCAGAAACTCTTGGCGGTGGCGGCCCACATAAATACATGGACCATCCGTCCGAACGGGACAGAAGGCTTCCGGACCGCCGAAGTCACCCGTGGCGGGGTTGATACGCGCGGCATATCCTCGAAAAGCTTTGAGAGCGAGATAATTCCCGGGTTGTATTTTATCGGGGAAGTCCTTGATGTCACAGGCCACCTTGGGGGATATAATTTCCAATGGGCCTGGGCGTCGGGTCATGCCGCGGGTCAGGTTGTCTGA
- a CDS encoding aldehyde dehydrogenase family protein yields MDYSLHINGAAVPTADHFDIFNPATGDLLGRCPVATEAQLNDAVAAAKAAFQSWRLVSDADRKAACHAMGQVIEDHAEELAKLLTQEQGKPLNGLGSRFEIGGCQAWTHYTADLELPVEVIQDNEEGRVELHRKPVGVVGSITPWNWPLMIAIWHVIPAIRSGNTVVIKPSPFTPLSTLRLVELISGVLPKGVLNVVAGRDNLGQLMSEHKDIQKIVFTGSCATGEKIMASAAPTLKRLTLELGGNDAGIVLPDVDAKAIAEGLFWGAFINGGQTCAALKRLYVHEDVYEDVCAALAEFAGNIPMGEGLDENMILGPVQNKMQYDKVKGLVDDAVAQGARVLLGANPQEGPGYFYPATLLADVSDGMRVVDEEQFGPVLPIIKYSSIEDAIARANASDNGLGGSIWSTDLERAKALAAELECGSAWINKHGMIQPNVPFGGVKGSGIGVEFGEEGLKEYTTIQAIYA; encoded by the coding sequence ATGGACTATTCCCTGCATATCAACGGCGCCGCTGTGCCGACCGCCGATCATTTTGACATTTTCAACCCGGCGACCGGTGACCTTCTGGGGCGTTGCCCGGTGGCGACGGAAGCCCAGCTGAATGACGCCGTGGCTGCCGCCAAGGCTGCGTTTCAGAGCTGGCGTCTGGTGTCCGATGCCGACCGCAAGGCGGCCTGTCACGCCATGGGTCAGGTGATCGAAGACCATGCGGAAGAGCTGGCGAAATTGCTGACCCAGGAACAGGGCAAGCCGCTGAATGGCCTGGGATCTCGCTTCGAGATCGGTGGCTGTCAGGCCTGGACTCACTATACCGCCGACCTGGAATTGCCGGTCGAGGTCATTCAGGATAACGAAGAAGGCCGGGTGGAACTGCACCGCAAGCCGGTGGGGGTTGTGGGATCCATCACGCCGTGGAACTGGCCGTTGATGATCGCCATCTGGCATGTGATCCCGGCCATCCGCAGCGGCAATACCGTGGTGATCAAACCATCGCCCTTCACGCCGCTCAGTACCCTGCGCCTGGTGGAACTGATCAGTGGTGTGCTGCCGAAAGGCGTGCTCAATGTGGTGGCCGGGCGTGATAATCTCGGCCAGTTGATGAGCGAACATAAGGATATTCAGAAAATCGTCTTCACCGGTTCCTGCGCCACGGGGGAAAAAATCATGGCCAGCGCCGCCCCGACATTGAAACGCCTGACCCTGGAGCTGGGCGGCAATGATGCGGGCATCGTGCTGCCGGATGTCGACGCCAAGGCGATTGCCGAGGGCCTGTTCTGGGGTGCTTTCATTAACGGCGGCCAGACCTGCGCCGCCCTGAAACGGCTTTATGTCCATGAAGATGTGTATGAAGACGTCTGCGCGGCGCTTGCCGAATTCGCCGGCAATATCCCCATGGGCGAGGGGCTGGATGAAAATATGATCCTCGGGCCGGTGCAGAATAAAATGCAATATGACAAGGTCAAGGGGCTGGTGGATGACGCGGTGGCCCAGGGTGCCCGGGTATTGCTCGGCGCCAATCCGCAGGAAGGGCCCGGTTATTTTTATCCCGCGACGCTGCTCGCCGATGTCAGCGATGGCATGCGCGTTGTTGACGAGGAACAATTCGGTCCGGTTCTGCCGATCATTAAATACAGCAGCATTGAGGACGCGATTGCCCGCGCCAATGCCTCGGACAATGGCCTTGGCGGTTCGATCTGGTCAACGGATCTGGAGAGGGCAAAGGCTCTGGCGGCAGAGCTCGAATGTGGCAGCGCCTGGATCAACAAACATGGCATGATCCAGCCCAACGTGCCGTTTGGCGGCGTCAAAGGCTCCGGCATTGGCGTTGAATTCGGCGAAGAAGGTTTGAAAGAATATACCACCATCCAGGCGATCTACGCCTGA
- a CDS encoding alpha/beta fold hydrolase, with protein sequence MSQIHSRFLTCADRTIHFLEAGDPERDTVVIWHGVTGSCRDHVDLVRNLATDYHVICPDSIGCGLSDWVRDPDTDPGLTAYATHARALLDQLGITSVRWIGASKGGGLGLILADIMVECPISHLVLNDVGPGFPERLRQAAAKNILHPPQFKTFPAFADHLRALLSKGGLRLDEDHWQALTRHWCRRTDTGQFTFQNDPALAHQFTQQRQDFDLWSHYDRITAKTLLIRAEQSLIPEEDLMEMRARGPRCQVQSRRGGHISLMTDPAEQTVIRAFLKS encoded by the coding sequence ATGTCCCAGATTCATAGCCGGTTTCTGACCTGCGCTGACCGCACCATTCACTTTCTTGAAGCCGGTGACCCGGAACGGGACACTGTTGTCATCTGGCATGGTGTCACCGGCAGTTGTCGGGATCATGTGGATCTGGTGCGGAATCTCGCCACCGACTATCATGTCATCTGTCCGGATTCCATTGGCTGCGGCCTGTCAGACTGGGTGCGCGACCCGGATACCGATCCCGGTCTTACGGCCTATGCGACACATGCCCGCGCCCTTCTTGATCAGCTCGGGATTACGTCAGTACGCTGGATCGGGGCCTCCAAGGGGGGCGGTCTCGGCCTTATTCTTGCAGATATTATGGTCGAATGCCCGATCAGTCATCTGGTTCTCAATGATGTCGGGCCAGGTTTTCCCGAACGCCTGCGTCAGGCGGCGGCGAAAAACATCCTTCACCCGCCGCAGTTCAAGACTTTCCCGGCGTTTGCCGATCATCTGCGCGCCCTGCTCAGCAAAGGCGGGCTGCGGCTGGATGAAGATCACTGGCAGGCGTTGACGCGTCACTGGTGCCGCCGCACCGATACCGGCCAATTCACATTTCAGAATGACCCGGCGCTCGCCCACCAGTTCACGCAACAGCGCCAGGATTTTGATCTCTGGTCCCACTATGACAGGATTACCGCCAAAACTTTGCTGATCCGGGCGGAACAGTCCCTGATCCCCGAAGAAGACCTGATGGAAATGCGGGCCCGTGGCCCCCGCTGTCAGGTGCAATCGCGCCGCGGCGGGCATATCAGCCTGATGACGGACCCTGCGGAACAGACCGTCATCCGCGCCTTTCTGAAAAGTTGA
- a CDS encoding FecR family protein, producing MADKTLDDRMLDKATEWFVKMRAENPSDARITAFADWISQSNDHQTAYLEIGGLWDDLAVLEKKPTASVSALDDHRAPQGLTGVRPAANDLAPKKNIFWSLRLIAASIALLLVSVLGVQYGDHLWLDNHQTARGELADVILEDGSHLMLNTKSHVRVDLQADKRVIYLAEGEVYFDVAKDENRPFYVETSGGLVRVLGTKFNIRHRGDHSDVTVLEGAVGVVDHGRISDLDKVELPLDATLKPNEKFILGDDQADNVAVPVDGSAVLSWRDRKLVYNGARFATLVEDLNRYYDAEIRIGDPALENIEVVAILQVEDRAATLKALEQTFHITAQPVSKDLIYLYPQK from the coding sequence ATGGCGGATAAAACATTAGACGACAGAATGCTGGATAAAGCCACAGAGTGGTTTGTGAAGATGCGCGCGGAAAATCCATCGGACGCGCGCATTACCGCTTTTGCCGACTGGATCAGCCAGAGCAATGATCATCAGACCGCCTATCTTGAGATTGGGGGCTTGTGGGATGATCTGGCGGTGTTGGAAAAGAAACCAACCGCATCTGTTTCCGCTTTGGACGATCACCGTGCGCCGCAAGGCCTGACGGGTGTGAGACCTGCCGCGAATGATCTGGCCCCGAAAAAAAATATTTTCTGGTCGCTGCGTCTGATTGCGGCCTCGATCGCCTTGCTGCTGGTCAGTGTTCTCGGGGTTCAGTATGGAGACCACCTGTGGCTGGATAACCATCAAACGGCGCGGGGAGAGCTGGCGGATGTTATTCTCGAAGACGGGTCTCATCTGATGCTGAATACCAAATCCCATGTGCGGGTTGACCTGCAGGCGGACAAGCGGGTGATTTATCTGGCGGAAGGGGAAGTTTATTTCGACGTGGCGAAAGACGAGAACCGGCCTTTTTATGTTGAGACGTCTGGGGGGCTGGTGCGGGTACTGGGCACCAAATTCAATATACGTCACCGCGGGGATCACAGTGACGTCACCGTTCTGGAAGGGGCGGTTGGCGTGGTGGATCATGGCCGGATATCAGACCTGGACAAAGTTGAGCTGCCTCTCGACGCCACGTTGAAACCGAACGAGAAATTTATCCTTGGCGATGATCAGGCAGACAATGTTGCCGTGCCGGTTGATGGCAGCGCCGTTTTGTCCTGGCGCGATCGCAAACTGGTCTATAACGGCGCCCGGTTTGCCACGTTGGTGGAAGACCTGAACCGGTATTACGATGCCGAGATACGCATTGGTGATCCGGCGTTGGAAAATATCGAAGTGGTGGCGATTTTGCAGGTGGAAGACCGGGCGGCGACCCTGAAAGCTTTGGAACAAACTTTTCATATTACCGCGCAACCGGTATCGAAAGATCTGATCTACCTCTATCCTCAAAAATAA